The following are encoded together in the Deltaproteobacteria bacterium genome:
- a CDS encoding OmpA family protein gives MPEGPDGKTIIIVKKVSGHGGHHGGAWKVAYADFVTAMMALFLVLWLVNSASVATREALASYFRRPGVFEAGSGSPLEIGGGGILPDTFAPPADADSQTLPHHNIYEEAGAAEEAGDTGALTEEEEKERSKFDELLKELQEEVERMQEEYGALLGQFELKVDQQGLHLEIMDTENASMFSVGSSILSSEAQQALRSIATILMDLPNPIDIEGHTDATPFSEKMQARYDNWNLSTDRANAARRIFQEQGMKDEKIARVVGFSAQRLKREDDSHHPSNRRISISMRFTDRAAKALSQKKAVTSQLSSSSSSAASSIHSELRSENSSKVSQFKWVERLDPKEEADEAARAQEIERLANESEKQSKSSGLKFELRPSTPSEMGYEGSGDASKSGGKKLDDDLIFGDDNPFFGTGAKK, from the coding sequence ATGATGGCGCTATTTTTGGTTTTGTGGCTAGTAAATAGCGCCTCTGTTGCAACCCGCGAAGCGTTGGCGAGCTACTTTCGTAGACCGGGTGTATTTGAGGCTGGTTCTGGTAGTCCACTAGAAATTGGCGGAGGTGGGATATTGCCTGATACATTTGCACCGCCTGCCGATGCCGATTCTCAAACTCTTCCGCATCACAATATCTACGAGGAGGCCGGCGCGGCAGAGGAAGCTGGCGACACTGGTGCTTTGACAGAGGAAGAGGAGAAGGAGAGATCCAAATTCGACGAGTTGTTAAAAGAGCTGCAAGAGGAAGTAGAGCGCATGCAGGAAGAATACGGCGCTCTACTTGGGCAATTTGAGTTAAAGGTTGACCAGCAAGGGCTTCATCTTGAAATAATGGATACGGAGAATGCCTCGATGTTTTCCGTCGGAAGTTCAATTCTTTCTAGTGAGGCACAGCAAGCTTTGCGCAGCATAGCAACTATATTAATGGACCTACCAAATCCGATAGACATAGAGGGCCATACGGACGCGACTCCATTTAGCGAAAAAATGCAGGCGCGCTACGACAACTGGAACCTTTCAACCGATCGCGCCAATGCAGCTCGAAGAATATTTCAGGAGCAGGGGATGAAGGACGAAAAAATTGCGCGAGTGGTTGGTTTTTCGGCACAAAGGTTAAAACGAGAAGACGATTCGCATCATCCTTCCAATCGCCGAATTTCAATTTCAATGCGCTTTACCGATCGCGCTGCAAAAGCCCTGTCGCAAAAGAAAGCAGTGACATCCCAACTTAGCTCATCATCCTCGTCAGCCGCGTCCTCGATTCATTCCGAATTGCGGAGCGAGAACAGCAGTAAGGTTAGCCAATTTAAGTGGGTTGAGAGACTGGATCCAAAAGAGGAAGCGGACGAGGCTGCCAGGGCGCAAGAAATCGAAAGATTGGCAAATGAAAGCGAGAAGCAGTCTAAGAGCTCTGGACTCAAGTTCGAACTAAGACCTTCAACGCCTTCCGAGATGGGATATGAAGGTAGTGGCGATGCCAGCAAGAGCGGAGGCAAAAAACTAGACGATGATTTAATTTTTGGCGACGATAATCCGTTTTTTGGCACGGGAGCGAAAAAGTAG